The DNA window CGTCCGATTCGTGAAAGTACTGCCTTCTCTCGGAATGGCCGACGATGACGTATTCACAGCCTGCATCCCGCAGCATGACAGGCGAGACCTCACCGGTGAAGGCGCCCTTCTCTTCGTAGAAGACATTTTGGGCCGCGAGCTTCACCTCGGTCCCCGCCAGCTTTTCTGCGATCGCAAAAAGCGGCGTGAAGGGCGGAGCTAAGACGATATCGGCATCATGGATGCCGGAAACAGAAGGCAGGAAGGAATGGACAAACTCCAAAGCCTCCGGTATCGTCTTATTCATCTTCCAATTGGCTGCCAGGCACGGTCTACGCATCCTGATATTTAAGAACATCCGCACGAAAAAAGTCAATGAGAAGCCGAAAGACTAAAGATGAGAACTAAAGTTTTATTTTATAGGTAGCCTAAATTTTCCGCTTGACAAAAAAAGATATTCCTGTAGAATAAAAATAGTATTACGTTGTTACCTCCCCGAAGCTGCTGTTCAGCACCCACGGACAGCAGCTCTTTTTTTCTTATATCTCTATCAGCTCGTAAGCCCTTGAACCGAGGCCAAGCCTCTCCGCCTCTTCAACCTGTATGATGTAAGGCTTCTTGCTGAGGGCGAAGAGAATATCGTCGCCCCGGCTGATCCCCTCTTGAGAGGCGGCCGATTCAGGGAGAGGAGATGCGGTCTGCAACATATCTATGCTCGCCTGTTCTATCGAGACGATGTCGTCCGACAGAAGAATGCCCTGGTCCTGAATCACCGGGACATCTGCAATGGGCATACAGTCGCATTCAGGCTGTATCTCGCTGAGAAAATTGATGTAGACCACCTTTTGCGGTTCAAAGGTAGACAGGACCGTCTTCGCTGCCTCGGCAAGGGAGCGCATGAACCGCTCATCGTCCCCCGGCAGGGTAAGCGCCTCCGACTGACATACCCGTTCACACCTTCCGCAGCGCCAGCACGTGTCACCGTCCCAGACGAGGTCATCTTCTTCATTAAAGGTAATCGCCCCGAGGGGACATATCTCAGAGCACTGGTAACACATCTCGCATTTCTCCTCGTCCCAGAAGAGCTTACCCTCTCCTATCGTGTGCATGGCTCCCCTTCCGCACTTCCAGCCGCAGGTGCGATGGGCGGAACTGACACCACCCATGGCGACATTCTTGATGGCGCCTCCGTACCCCGCGTTTATGTGCCCCTTGACGTGGCTGCAGACGACCATGCCGGGAACATCGTATATGAGCGACGCAACGGCTATCTCGCCGAGGATCTCGCCGGCCTTCACCATGATGCTGTCTTTTCCATAAAGGCCGTCCGCGATGACAACGGGAGCACCTACCGAGAGGTGGTTGATGCCATTCTCGTTTGCGACATCGAGATAGTCGAGGCCCTTAATCCGTACGGTATCGGTAACAAAGGGTTTTGCGCCGATGTTCCGTAATGCCTCGACAACCTTCCTCAGGAACACAGGCCTGACGATCCGATGAGCGCCTTCCGAACCAAAATGGGTCTTTATCGCGACCCACTCCTTCGGGCTGAAATAGCCTGACAGCCTCGCCTCTTTCAGAAGCCTTTCGAGTTTCCCGGGCATGCTGTCTTCGTATTTCCACTTCGTCACTCTCGCCGATGAAAAATACACCTTAGCCATAACCTTATATTACCCGAAACGGCGGGCTATTGCCATGAGGGCGAAGGATGCGGAATTGTCCACGAGCGAAGGGAAGCCTAGAGACCGTCACTTCTAGAAGATAAAAGGAGGAGAAATATTTTAGAATACCCCTATGAAGGCAAAGAAGAGTCTTATCATTATCGGCGACCGAGTGCTCATAAATCCTGACGAGAGAACGGACAAGACCGGGTCGGGCCTGTATCTCCCCGCAACGGTAAAGGAGAAAGAGAAAGTGGTCGGGGGACAGGTCGTCAAAGTGGGACCGGGCTATCCCGTGCACGACCCGAACGTGGTAGTTGAGGAACCCTGGTCTTCTCAGAGGAGGCTCGATCTGAAGTATATTCCCCTCCAGGCTGCTGAGGGAGATTATGCTATCTTTCTGAAAGACGCGGCGGTCGAGATAGAGTTTGAGGGGAAGAAATATCTCATTGTCCCCCACTCGGCCATACTCGCGCTTGTTCGGACGGAGATAGCAGAGGGCTATTCAGAGACCTGACCGGATGCTCGACATACTCCTTCCCTTCGGTCTGATTATCCTGGCAGGCGTCGTCTTCAGGTTCCTGC is part of the Thermodesulfovibrionales bacterium genome and encodes:
- a CDS encoding DUF362 domain-containing protein; the encoded protein is MAKVYFSSARVTKWKYEDSMPGKLERLLKEARLSGYFSPKEWVAIKTHFGSEGAHRIVRPVFLRKVVEALRNIGAKPFVTDTVRIKGLDYLDVANENGINHLSVGAPVVIADGLYGKDSIMVKAGEILGEIAVASLIYDVPGMVVCSHVKGHINAGYGGAIKNVAMGGVSSAHRTCGWKCGRGAMHTIGEGKLFWDEEKCEMCYQCSEICPLGAITFNEEDDLVWDGDTCWRCGRCERVCQSEALTLPGDDERFMRSLAEAAKTVLSTFEPQKVVYINFLSEIQPECDCMPIADVPVIQDQGILLSDDIVSIEQASIDMLQTASPLPESAASQEGISRGDDILFALSKKPYIIQVEEAERLGLGSRAYELIEI
- a CDS encoding co-chaperone GroES family protein, whose amino-acid sequence is MKAKKSLIIIGDRVLINPDERTDKTGSGLYLPATVKEKEKVVGGQVVKVGPGYPVHDPNVVVEEPWSSQRRLDLKYIPLQAAEGDYAIFLKDAAVEIEFEGKKYLIVPHSAILALVRTEIAEGYSET